A genomic window from Etheostoma spectabile isolate EspeVRDwgs_2016 chromosome 13, UIUC_Espe_1.0, whole genome shotgun sequence includes:
- the cop1 gene encoding E3 ubiquitin-protein ligase COP1: protein MMSNNRQQQSPGGASSVPSTSSSSTGGTGNTNGSVGSNVVTSNLNGNNSGNVVPSRTLAAASEGVLSVPTLAAVPSSRGGFASLSRPSGSSGSRKKSLHQAPLYNGLLNSYEDKSNDFVCPICFEMIEEAHMTKCGHSFCFKCIRQSLEDSNRCPKCNYIVDNVDQLYPNFLVNELILKQKQRSDEKRLKLDHPNGSRWQVFQDVLSPDQENLDLANVNLMLELLVQKKKQLEAESQAAQRQILMEFLKEARRNKREQLEQLQKELSFLEEDIKRVEEMSGLYCPMMELECTVPNVEAPSPAPSCSSIIDPPDYSHPPGFGGTTQGKRQTWYNSTLASRRKRLTAHFEDLEQCYFSNKMSRITDEGRNLNQLDDFMECLSKFTRYNSVRPLATLSYASDLYNGSSIVSSIEFDRDCDYFAIAGVTKKIKVFEYGTVIQDAVDIHYPVNEMTCNSKISCISWSSYHKNLLASSDYEGTVILWDGFTGQRSKVYQEHEKRCWSVDFNLMDPKLLASGSDDAKVKLWSTNLDNSVASIEAKANVCCVKFSPTSRYHLAFGCADHCVHYYDLRNTKQPIMVFKGHRKAVSYAKFVNGEEIVSASTDSQLKLWNVNKPHCLRSFKGHINEKNFVGLASNGDYVACGSENNSLYLYYKGLSKTLLTFKFDTVKSVLDKDKKEDDTNEFVSAVCWRAMPDGESNVLIAANSQGTIKVLELV, encoded by the exons ATGATGTCAAACAACCGGCAACAGCAAAGCCCTGGTGGGGCAAGTTCCGTGCCCAGCACGAGTAGCAGCAGCACAGGAGGCACTGGGAACACAAACGGTAGCGTCGGGAGCAACGTCGTCACAAGTAACCTTAATGGTAACAATTCTGGAAATGTTGTGCCCTCCCGGACCTTGGCAGCAGCCAGCGAGGGCGTCTTGTCGGTGCCAACGTTAGCCGCCGTACCCTCGTCCCGGGGCGGGTTTGCTTCTCTGAGCAGACCCTCTGGGTCTTCAGGCAGCAGAAAGAAGTCCCTCCATCAAGCACCTCTTTACAACGGCCTCTTGAATTCATACGAAGATAAAAGCAACGATTTTGTGTG TCCCATTTGCTTCGAGATGATAGAAGAAGCACACATGACAAAGTGTGGGCACAGTTTTTG TTTCAAGTGTATCCGCCAGAGTCTGGAGGACAGCAACAGGTGTCCCAAGTGTAACTATATTGTTGATAATGTGGATCAGCTTTACCCAAACTTTCTTG TAAATGAACTGATCCTTAAACAGAAACAAAGGTCAGATGAGAAGAGACTAAAACTGGATCATCCT AATGGGTCAAGGTGGCAGGTGTTCCAGGACGTGTTGAGTCCTGACCAGGAGAACTTGGACCTGGCAAATGTCAATCTGATGCTGGAGCTCCTTGTCCAGAAGAAGAAACAGCTGGAGGCG GAATCCCAAGCAGCTCAGAGACAGATCCTCATGGAGTTCCTAAAAGAAGCCAGAAGAAACAAGAGAGAG CAACTGGAGCAACTCCAGAAAGAGCTCAGTTTTCTAGAAGAGGACATTAAGCGTGTTGAG GAAATGAGCGGGCTGTACTGTCCAATGATGGAGTTAGAGTGTACAGTGCCTAACGTTGAGGCTCCCTCACCAGCACCCAG CTGCAGTAGTATTATTGACCCACCAGACTACAGCCACCCTCCAGGATTCGGTGGAACTACCCAG GGCAAAAGACAGACCTGGTACAACAGCACCCTGGCATCAAGGAGGAAGAGGCTTACGGCTCACTTTGAAGATCTGGAGCAGTGCTACTTCTCCAACAAAATGTCCCGCATCACAG ATGAAGGCAGGAACCTGAACCAGCTGGATGATTTTATGGAGTGTCTGTCTAAGTTTACCCGCTACAACTCTGTGCGGCCGCTCGCCACTCTCTCCTACGCCAGTGACCTCTATAATGGCTCCAGTATTGTCTCCAG TATTGAGTTCGACCGTGACTGTGACTACTTTGCCATCGCCGGTGTGACCAAAAAGATCAAGGTGTTTGAGTATGGCACAGTGATCCAGGATGCAGtggacatccactaccctgtcaatGAAATGACTTGCAATTCCAAAATCAG cTGTATCAGCTGGAGTAGCTATCACAAAAACCTTCTGGCCAGCAGTGACTATGAGGGTACTGTCATTCTGTGGGATGGATTCACCGGCCAGAGGTCCAAAGTCTACCAG GAACATGAAAAAAGGTGTTGGAGTGTTGACTTTAACCTGATGGACCCCAAGCTGTTAGCCTCCGGTTCTGATGACGCTAAAG tgAAGTTATGGTCAACCAATCTTGACAACTCAGTAGCCAGCATTGAGGCCAAGGCCAATGTCTGCTGTGTGAAATTCAGTCCAACCTCAAGGTATCATCTGGCCTTTGGCTGTGCAG ATCACTGTGTCCACTATTATGATCTACGCAACACTAAGCAGCCAATCATGGTATTCAAAGGCCACAGGAAGGCTGTGTCTTACGCAAAGTTTGTCAACGGAGAGGAAATTGTTTCTGC TTCGACAGACAGTCAGCTGAAGCTGTGGAATGTAAACAAGCCTCACTGTCTGCGCTCCTTTAAGGGTCACATCAACGAGAAGAACTTTGTAGGCCTGGCCTCCAATGGAGACTATGTTGCCTGTG gcagtGAAAACAACTCCCTGTACCTATACTACAAAGGACTTTCCAAGACGCTGTTGACATTTAAGTTTGACACCGTTAAGAGTGTGCTGGACAAAGACAAGAAGGAGGACGACACCAATGAGTTTGTCAGCGCCGTCTGCTGGAGAGCCATGCCGGATGGA gaGTCAAATGTACTGATCGCTGCAAACAGCCAAGGAACGATCAAG GTCCTTGAGCTTGTCTGA